A stretch of DNA from Yoonia sp. BS5-3:
CATATCTGCCTGCCCCGTCATTGGTCATGTTACCTCAGCCATGTTTGCCTGTGCTATGGCGCATTACTGCCCCGAACGTGTATCACATGTTGTCTGCGTGAATGGGATTGTGCCCAGCTATTCTGGCCCGCATGTCCAACATCTTAGCAAAATCGAGCGCCTCCGCGCGTCCGTGCTGCGCAGTGCCCCGAAAATCGCACGCATGCTGGTCCACAGTTTGTTGGCCAAAATCGAAAGCGGCTTTGACGACGAGTTCCTAAAGTCTTACCTTAAAAGCCCCCAAGATCAAAAGACCATACGCGATGATGCCATCCGATCCGGGTTTCGCAATGCCCATGACATCATAACAGCGCAGAGTTACGATGGTTTTTTGCATGAGCTACAGTTGGCGGCGCTCGATTGGCGCCCGCTTTATGATAATCCGACAAAGAAGATCACGTACCTCATCGGAGATGAAAATCACTGTTACACGCCGAAAGCTGTTGCTGTGTTTATAGCGGATCGGGCCAAACTGCATTTTGAAACCGTTGAGAATGCAGGTCATCTGTTACTTTATCAGAATTTCAAGAAGATACTTAAGCAGGTAAAAAGCTAGGGCATTATTTTCGGCAATGGGGTCGTCTTAGTCAAGGGATTTTGCGCAGTCGAACTGATCCGCCAGAGCGATCCGGTTCTGTCGCAAATATCTGTGCATTTGGCAGTCTGGCAATGTTGTGTTAGCCGCGTGCTTCTGATTTTGAATGCGGCTGTTCATACATGACGATTGATTTTAAGGGCAGCATTATCCAAAATCGGTGGTTCTGTCTGACGTCAGCGCTTATGGGTCCAAATATGGTTAAGACCAATGTGCGTTCGGGGCTTGTTACGCTCGTAAATGCGAGGAGCGTCAAACTCCGTTTCGTCGCGCATTCGGATGATTCAAAATTTGATGTAGTTAGCGACCGTAGGGAATGCTGGCAATGTCTGCTTTCGGGAAGCTGCATCGCAGCACTGGAACCAGCACTGAAGGTCTCCTTCGGGCCGAAACGGATTGCTAAGAGCTGTTTCGGCCCAAGCAAGCACTTGCCGACGTGCCCTTTAGGCATGTCGCTTAAGTGGGAGTCGTCTAAACGCAAATGTCAGATACTGGTTAACAGCACCTCTGTCACGGTCTATTCCCCAAGATCAGTCAACGTTGTTTGAATCGCCCTCATCACGACGGGCGTTGCAGCCGCTAAGTCGTTCCCACGGCAAATCGCTGTTGAAAGTGTCTCGGTCAGTCGCCGAACGGCCAGCGGGCGGAACGTTAGTCGCCCTGCATCGACATCATGGGCCACGTCAGGCCACGTCAGAAAGCCGACGCCGCGACCACGCCTGAGAAAGTGCAAAATAGCTGGAACTGAATTGCTGGTGACATGCACGTCCGGGCTGACCCGCACGCTGAGGATTTCGCCAATCAACCGTGTGTGCATTGACAGCGCCGAACTGGGCAGGCACAGCGGAAAATCCAGCGCTTCCTTAAGTGAGATCGGCCCTTCACCCGACGGCCCATATCCCGGTGCGGATACCACGCCGAGGTGATATTCCTTGGTGTCCGCGACGACCATGCTGGTGAGTTTGGGCAAGTTGAAAGCGACGACGACATCAAGCTCATGCGCTTCGGCGCGACTGATGATTTCAGCCGTTGAACCGATGACCAGATCCAGTTCGACGTTGTTAAAACTCTCTTCCAGACGCTCGATCACGGACGGGATCCATGTGTCGACCAGACTGGCCATGGTGCCAAGTCGCAAACGCAAGTCTGCCTTTTTCTGATCGCGATGGAAGTGTTTGGACAAGGTGACATCTGCGGCCAGCCACTCGGTCGCCGCCGCGCGCAGCTCCGCCCCTTCGGCGGATAGAACGACCCCTTCGGAGCTGCGGATCAGGAGCTTTTTCCCATAGCTTTCTTCCAACATTTTGATCTGCCTGCTCAGCGCAGGAGCAGAGATGTTCAGCTTTTCAGCGGCAGCGCGGATCGACCCGGAATGGGCCACAACCACAAAGGACTTCAGTTCTTTGGAAAATGCGGACATGGCTTAGTGTTCCATTTTTTCGTACACGGCGTGCGTTTTATTCTACTTTTTCAAACACACTATTTGATCCTAGGATCGGTGTAACCACCCAAATACCGAAAGAGCCCG
This window harbors:
- a CDS encoding LysR family transcriptional regulator, with product MSAFSKELKSFVVVAHSGSIRAAAEKLNISAPALSRQIKMLEESYGKKLLIRSSEGVVLSAEGAELRAAATEWLAADVTLSKHFHRDQKKADLRLRLGTMASLVDTWIPSVIERLEESFNNVELDLVIGSTAEIISRAEAHELDVVVAFNLPKLTSMVVADTKEYHLGVVSAPGYGPSGEGPISLKEALDFPLCLPSSALSMHTRLIGEILSVRVSPDVHVTSNSVPAILHFLRRGRGVGFLTWPDVAHDVDAGRLTFRPLAVRRLTETLSTAICRGNDLAAATPVVMRAIQTTLTDLGE